In the genome of Candidatus Saccharibacteria bacterium, one region contains:
- a CDS encoding rhodanese-related sulfurtransferase, with protein MQKVILYYKFVPVTDPEMTMRWQRELCTRLNLKGRIIISPHGINGTLGGNLDDLKTYKKEMNKSVIFKGIEYKWSEGTGEEFPRLRVKVKPELVAFDASGEVQVDENGVIGGGKHLKPKQLHKLLAERGDDVVFFDGRNAFEAQVGRFKNAVVPDTKTSRDFLKEIDSDKYEDIKDKPVVTYCTGGVRCEVLSSLMKKRGFKEVYQMDGGIVKYGETYKDDGLWEGALYIFDDRMTHRFSKKSVDIGQCVHCQGKTSNFENCDDVSCNRLVLVCKACANQDLCDTCTKKSVEVQ; from the coding sequence ATGCAGAAAGTCATACTGTACTACAAATTTGTGCCGGTGACGGATCCGGAAATGACCATGCGCTGGCAGCGCGAACTTTGCACGCGTCTTAACTTAAAAGGACGCATAATTATCAGCCCGCATGGCATTAACGGCACTCTTGGTGGTAATTTGGATGATCTAAAAACGTATAAAAAAGAGATGAACAAATCGGTCATTTTCAAAGGTATTGAGTATAAGTGGAGTGAAGGTACTGGCGAAGAATTCCCCAGGCTGCGAGTTAAAGTTAAACCTGAATTGGTAGCGTTTGATGCTTCAGGCGAAGTCCAGGTTGATGAAAATGGAGTTATTGGGGGAGGCAAACACCTCAAACCAAAACAATTACACAAGCTGCTCGCGGAACGCGGCGATGATGTGGTGTTTTTTGACGGACGTAACGCGTTTGAGGCGCAAGTCGGTCGTTTTAAAAATGCGGTTGTTCCGGACACTAAGACTAGCCGAGATTTTCTAAAAGAGATTGACAGCGATAAATACGAAGATATAAAAGACAAGCCAGTCGTGACTTACTGTACCGGCGGTGTTCGTTGTGAGGTATTAAGCAGCCTAATGAAAAAGCGAGGCTTTAAAGAGGTCTATCAGATGGATGGCGGCATTGTGAAGTACGGTGAAACGTACAAGGACGACGGGCTATGGGAAGGAGCACTGTATATTTTTGATGATCGCATGACGCATCGTTTTTCTAAAAAATCTGTAGATATAGGCCAGTGTGTTCATTGCCAGGGCAAAACGAGTAATTTCGAAAACTGCGACGACGTTTCCTGTAATCGCTTGGTTCTTGTCTGTAAAGCGTGCGCTAACCAAGATTTATGCGACACATGCACCAAAAAATCAGTAGAAGTACAATAA
- a CDS encoding phage holin family protein yields MKHALSRLLMRWFVCSLGLWVAAGIFGGITYDSRLGVIVLAGLILALINAIIKPIVVILSLPAILFSLGLFMIVINGLMVWLVSALYPQLYVASFWAAILAGMVIGLVNYLVSAILE; encoded by the coding sequence ATGAAACATGCTTTATCACGATTACTGATGCGCTGGTTTGTATGCAGTCTTGGACTGTGGGTTGCGGCTGGCATTTTTGGCGGTATTACATATGATAGCCGTTTAGGGGTTATCGTGTTAGCCGGTCTTATTCTGGCATTGATTAACGCCATTATTAAACCGATTGTCGTTATATTATCGCTGCCGGCTATTTTGTTCAGTCTAGGTCTATTTATGATTGTAATAAACGGGCTTATGGTGTGGTTGGTTAGTGCACTATATCCGCAACTGTATGTGGCAAGTTTTTGGGCGGCTATTCTTGCCGGGATGGTTATAGGGCTGGTAAACTACCTAGTATCAGCAATTTTGGAATAA
- a CDS encoding excinuclease ABC subunit UvrC, with product MTKMLDNKLAKIPKSPGVYFYKDKSGDIIYIGKAAVLRNRVRQYFQKSRARDPKTEALIAEIADVEWTEVETELDALFLEAELIRRYMPRYNILLRDDKSLTYVRIDYDAKHPTVTLTRRPLDDGARYMGPYFSALAVRRALKYLRRIFPYSTHANSIPKRNCLQVHLGLCPGLESGQTSLQDYRLNLRRLMQYLKGERVKLMRDIEREMKAAAKVRNFEQAAKLRNQYTALKGLSRQIVFSDREGLDISKDLALSGLAELLGLAAIPRRIEGYDISHLQGTDNVASMVVFVSGVPDKAAYRKFKLRVPGNDDYAHINEALIRRLRENNRKKWGVPDMCLIDGGRGQLTAAIEARDKAGLDIPMIGLAKRDEELVVHKTKSNVRLNTEALQSMAGHRFDTEAFTIVSLPHSSHIVKLLQRIRDESHRFAVSYHSVLKTKRQTASLLDDIPGVGPSTRKKLLKAFGSMKGVLQADQAALEKVVGAKKAATLHKYLRAHRKSSPGDI from the coding sequence ATGACAAAAATGTTGGATAATAAATTAGCTAAGATACCTAAAAGCCCAGGTGTTTATTTTTATAAAGATAAGAGTGGCGACATTATCTATATTGGCAAAGCCGCTGTTTTGCGTAATCGGGTAAGGCAATACTTTCAAAAAAGTCGTGCGCGTGACCCTAAAACAGAAGCGCTGATTGCCGAAATAGCCGACGTTGAATGGACGGAAGTTGAGACCGAGCTGGACGCTTTATTTTTAGAAGCTGAGCTTATTCGTCGCTATATGCCGCGTTATAACATTTTGCTGCGTGATGATAAGAGCTTGACGTATGTGAGGATTGACTACGATGCCAAACATCCAACCGTTACATTGACTCGGCGGCCGCTGGACGATGGTGCGCGTTATATGGGGCCGTATTTTAGTGCTTTGGCGGTGCGGCGGGCGTTGAAGTATTTACGCAGAATTTTTCCGTATTCTACGCACGCGAATTCCATACCAAAGCGCAACTGTCTTCAGGTGCATCTTGGCCTTTGTCCGGGTCTGGAAAGCGGCCAGACATCGCTCCAAGATTATCGGTTGAATCTCAGGCGTCTCATGCAGTATTTAAAAGGTGAGCGGGTTAAACTGATGCGGGATATTGAACGGGAGATGAAGGCAGCCGCTAAAGTCCGAAATTTTGAGCAAGCTGCTAAGTTACGTAATCAATATACGGCTTTGAAGGGTTTGTCGCGGCAAATCGTGTTTTCTGATCGGGAAGGCTTGGACATAAGTAAAGACCTTGCCTTGAGTGGTTTGGCAGAGTTGCTGGGATTAGCGGCCATTCCGCGCCGCATAGAGGGTTATGACATATCTCATTTGCAAGGAACCGATAATGTGGCCAGCATGGTGGTGTTCGTGAGCGGTGTGCCTGATAAAGCAGCGTACCGCAAGTTTAAACTGCGAGTTCCTGGTAATGATGATTATGCACACATTAACGAGGCACTTATTAGGCGATTGCGCGAAAATAACCGCAAAAAATGGGGCGTGCCGGATATGTGCCTGATTGATGGCGGTAGAGGACAGTTAACAGCAGCAATAGAAGCGCGCGATAAGGCCGGATTGGATATCCCGATGATTGGCTTGGCTAAACGTGACGAAGAGCTGGTGGTTCATAAAACAAAATCCAACGTAAGGCTAAATACCGAAGCCTTGCAATCCATGGCTGGGCATCGGTTTGATACTGAGGCTTTTACGATAGTTTCCTTGCCGCACAGTTCACACATCGTCAAATTACTGCAACGCATTCGTGATGAATCACACCGGTTTGCTGTGAGCTATCACTCGGTGCTCAAAACCAAGCGACAAACCGCCAGCTTACTTGATGATATCCCCGGCGTCGGACCATCGACTCGTAAGAAACTGCTCAAAGCATTTGGCAGCATGAAAGGGGTGTTGCAAGCGGATCAGGCAGCACTCGAAAAGGTAGTCGGTGCTAAAAAAGCCGCTACACTTCATAAATACTTACGGGCGCATAGAAAATCGTCACCCGGTGATATCTAG
- the obgE gene encoding GTPase ObgE, whose amino-acid sequence MMFVDKAQVTFKAGDGGSGVVSFRHEKFVDKGGPDGGDGGDGGDVVLQASNNENTLAEFRYQRLLKATPGQSGGKRKKHGKSGQDLVVPVPVGTVVTNQDGVVLADLVQDGQQELIAAGGKGGFGNAHFTSSKRQTPRVAEKGEPGEELQVSLELKMIADVGLVGLPNAGKSTLLASISNAHPDIANYPFTTLRPNLGVVDIDKKSSLLFADIPGLIEGASEGKGLGDEFLRHVERTLVLVHMIDIYQEDLITTYKTVRSELEAYKLDIASKPQIVVLNKIDGLDDDMITDRSDELRVALPKNTQIFAISAQSKKGVNDLLYAVQKVVIAQRKKIAAQHEQEEPEAGVPVLRLADTAESWLVQPTEEGGFMVTGRKIERFAAKTDFGNYHAVQRLRDIMKKMGIAHELERQGAQPEDNIWFGKYGKIKL is encoded by the coding sequence ATGATGTTTGTTGATAAGGCACAGGTTACTTTCAAGGCTGGAGATGGCGGTAGTGGCGTCGTCAGTTTTCGCCACGAAAAATTTGTCGATAAAGGCGGTCCAGATGGTGGCGACGGCGGCGACGGCGGCGACGTTGTGCTCCAGGCAAGTAATAACGAGAACACGTTGGCCGAATTTCGTTACCAGCGCTTATTAAAAGCTACTCCCGGTCAATCAGGCGGAAAGCGAAAAAAACATGGTAAAAGTGGCCAGGATTTAGTCGTACCAGTGCCAGTTGGCACAGTCGTTACTAACCAAGATGGAGTAGTCCTTGCTGATTTAGTACAAGACGGTCAACAAGAACTCATAGCTGCGGGCGGCAAAGGTGGTTTCGGTAATGCCCACTTTACGTCCAGTAAGCGACAGACTCCCCGTGTAGCCGAAAAAGGCGAACCGGGTGAAGAACTTCAGGTTTCTCTTGAATTAAAAATGATTGCCGATGTTGGTTTAGTAGGCCTGCCTAATGCCGGAAAGTCCACCTTATTAGCTAGTATTAGTAACGCTCATCCCGATATAGCCAATTATCCATTCACAACCTTACGACCAAATCTCGGAGTGGTTGATATTGATAAAAAATCTAGCTTGTTGTTTGCAGATATTCCTGGACTAATAGAAGGCGCCAGCGAGGGTAAAGGTCTTGGCGACGAGTTTTTACGCCATGTTGAGCGGACTCTAGTCTTGGTACATATGATTGACATTTATCAGGAAGATCTAATTACAACTTATAAAACGGTACGTTCTGAACTTGAGGCTTATAAGCTAGATATTGCCAGTAAGCCACAGATTGTAGTGCTTAATAAAATCGACGGTTTAGACGATGACATGATTACCGATCGAAGTGATGAACTACGGGTGGCTCTACCAAAAAACACCCAGATTTTTGCAATATCCGCGCAAAGTAAAAAAGGAGTCAATGATCTGCTCTATGCCGTACAAAAGGTCGTCATTGCCCAGCGTAAAAAGATTGCCGCTCAACATGAACAAGAAGAACCGGAAGCGGGCGTGCCGGTATTGAGGTTGGCCGATACAGCCGAGAGCTGGTTAGTGCAGCCAACTGAGGAGGGCGGATTCATGGTAACCGGACGTAAAATCGAACGATTTGCTGCTAAAACCGATTTTGGTAACTATCACGCGGTTCAACGCCTACGCGATATTATGAAAAAGATGGGTATAGCTCACGAATTAGAGCGCCAAGGTGCTCAACCAGAAGACAATATTTGGTTTGGCAAATACGGTAAAATAAAGCTGTAA
- a CDS encoding 50S ribosomal protein L25 produces the protein MSDDIAITLKEREVIRKGLTGLRTQGQVPAVIHNHGKESMHVMGDAVALEKAYQKAGRHHPVSLKIGSKQRLALIKDVDFDPTKHKMRHIVFQAIRQNETTTAEIPVVLVGEEIPAEKKNLLILTQYDTVDVEALPKDLPDELTADATVLADVGDRVHVSDIKAPQGVTILTDPDLTLAVVEMPRDQVAEADAAAESLAEDQGVPDEEPAEEPDDTEKDEEPSDESEVSKEA, from the coding sequence GTGTCTGACGATATTGCAATTACGCTAAAAGAACGAGAAGTTATCCGTAAAGGTTTGACTGGGTTGCGTACCCAGGGTCAAGTACCTGCGGTTATTCATAACCACGGTAAGGAGTCCATGCATGTTATGGGTGATGCCGTAGCACTTGAAAAAGCCTATCAAAAAGCCGGTCGGCACCATCCGGTTTCTCTTAAGATTGGTTCAAAACAGCGTTTAGCGCTTATAAAGGACGTTGATTTTGACCCTACCAAACACAAGATGCGCCACATTGTGTTCCAGGCAATCCGCCAGAACGAAACCACCACCGCGGAAATCCCAGTCGTGCTTGTCGGCGAAGAAATCCCGGCCGAGAAGAAAAATCTGCTTATCCTGACACAGTACGACACGGTTGATGTTGAGGCATTGCCTAAAGATTTACCAGACGAACTAACAGCCGATGCGACAGTTCTGGCAGATGTGGGCGATCGAGTACACGTATCTGATATTAAGGCACCGCAAGGCGTTACAATCCTAACCGATCCAGATTTGACGTTAGCAGTCGTTGAAATGCCACGAGACCAGGTTGCCGAAGCTGATGCCGCTGCCGAGAGTCTTGCCGAAGATCAGGGCGTGCCTGACGAAGAACCAGCAGAAGAACCTGATGATACAGAAAAAGACGAAGAGCCATCCGACGAATCTGAAGTCTCTAAAGAAGCATAA
- the uvrA gene encoding excinuclease ABC subunit UvrA, with amino-acid sequence MIRVQGAREHNLKNISVELPRNKLVVITGLSGSGKSSLAFDTIYAEGQRRYVESLSSYARQFLGLMEKPDVDQIDGLSPAISIDQKSTSRNPRSTVATVTEIYDYLRLLFARIGTPHCPVCQKPVERQTTQAIVDQVVGQTEGARLMILAPVVADKKGAFEHIPEQYMRAGFARARVDGVVYALDEFPELDKKYKHTIEVVVDRVVNDQDSRGRLVQSIEQALDITDGKLKVVNADSEEELEYSLLYACLDHPEVAIPELEPRTFSFNSPQGACPVCTGLGSRLEVDPDLVIPNGRLTIAEGAIRPFNRVNADAWYMKKMQAVAERYGFSLHVPTSELKQTDLDKLLYGSGSETYKVKLSMGRSFDTTYEGVIPNLERRHKETDSDFMRRDIERFMREKSCHECKGRRLRPAVLAITVAGYSIMDVCELSIDDATSFFDNLKLSDKERKIAHQILKEIKARLTFMQDVGLNYLNLLRSAATLSGGEAQRIRLATQIGSGLQGVLYVLDEPSIGLHQRDNARLLRTLQHLRDLGNTVIVVEHDEETIRTADYLLDIGPGAGLSGGEIVAEGKPETVAKNKRSITGQYLRGDLQIPVPKKRRSGNGKSLTIHGAREHNLKNLTVDIPLGKLIVVSGVSGSGKSTLINDILAKELSARLMRANSVPGKHDDIEGIKQLDKAIIIDQSPIGRTPRSNPATYTGLFTPIRELFASVPESKIRGYGPGRFSFNVRGGRCENCAGDGIIKIEMHFLPDVYVSCEVCNGKRYNREALEIHYKGKTISDVLEMTCEQALEFFQNIPSISRKLNTMVEVGLGYITLGQPATTLSGGEAQRVKLATELSRRPTGRTLYILDEPTTGLHMDDVDKLLGVLHALVDTGNSMIVIEHNLDVVKNADHVIDMGPEGGEAGGEIIAVGTPEQVAKTKGSYTGKYLADML; translated from the coding sequence ATGATTCGTGTGCAAGGTGCGCGTGAGCACAACTTGAAAAACATCAGCGTGGAGCTCCCCCGCAATAAGCTGGTGGTTATTACAGGCCTATCCGGATCCGGTAAATCTAGCCTTGCTTTTGACACGATTTACGCCGAAGGCCAGCGCCGCTACGTTGAATCGTTGAGTAGCTATGCGCGCCAGTTTTTGGGGCTCATGGAGAAACCGGATGTCGACCAGATCGACGGGTTAAGCCCGGCAATCAGCATTGATCAAAAATCAACCAGCCGCAATCCGCGCAGTACTGTTGCCACAGTCACTGAAATATATGATTATCTTCGTTTGCTGTTTGCTCGTATCGGTACGCCACATTGTCCAGTCTGCCAAAAACCGGTAGAGCGTCAGACCACTCAGGCGATTGTCGATCAAGTTGTCGGTCAAACCGAAGGTGCCCGGTTGATGATTCTTGCGCCAGTCGTCGCAGACAAAAAAGGTGCATTTGAGCATATACCCGAGCAATACATGCGGGCTGGTTTTGCCCGGGCTAGGGTCGATGGGGTTGTTTACGCACTAGACGAGTTCCCAGAGCTTGATAAAAAGTACAAGCACACCATAGAAGTAGTCGTAGATCGGGTCGTGAATGACCAAGATAGTCGCGGGCGCTTGGTGCAGTCTATAGAGCAGGCTCTTGATATTACTGACGGTAAACTCAAGGTCGTCAACGCTGATAGTGAAGAAGAGCTGGAATACTCGTTGCTTTATGCATGCTTAGATCATCCGGAAGTCGCGATTCCGGAGCTAGAGCCAAGAACCTTCAGCTTTAATAGTCCGCAAGGTGCCTGTCCGGTCTGCACTGGTCTTGGCTCACGCCTTGAAGTGGATCCTGATTTAGTTATCCCTAATGGCCGGTTGACTATTGCAGAGGGCGCAATCCGCCCGTTTAACCGGGTAAACGCCGACGCTTGGTATATGAAGAAAATGCAGGCAGTAGCCGAGCGTTATGGTTTCAGTTTGCATGTGCCAACCAGTGAGCTTAAACAGACAGACCTAGACAAGCTGCTGTATGGCAGTGGGTCTGAAACCTATAAGGTTAAGCTCAGTATGGGTCGGTCGTTTGATACTACTTACGAGGGAGTTATTCCAAACTTAGAACGTCGCCATAAAGAGACCGATAGCGATTTTATGCGTCGTGATATTGAGCGCTTTATGCGCGAAAAATCATGCCACGAGTGTAAGGGGCGCCGACTACGTCCGGCAGTTCTGGCTATCACAGTCGCCGGTTATTCAATCATGGACGTTTGCGAGCTATCTATAGACGATGCAACCAGCTTTTTTGATAATCTCAAACTGTCTGATAAAGAGCGCAAAATTGCCCACCAGATATTAAAAGAAATTAAAGCTCGGCTTACTTTTATGCAAGACGTAGGACTAAACTACCTTAACTTATTGCGGAGTGCGGCAACGCTATCTGGCGGCGAGGCGCAACGCATTAGGCTGGCGACACAGATTGGTTCTGGTTTGCAAGGTGTGCTGTATGTTTTGGACGAGCCATCTATTGGCCTGCATCAGCGTGACAATGCCAGGCTTTTGCGCACACTTCAGCATCTGCGCGATCTCGGCAACACTGTAATAGTTGTTGAGCACGACGAGGAGACTATTCGCACAGCTGATTATTTGCTTGATATCGGTCCGGGTGCTGGGCTGAGTGGCGGAGAAATTGTTGCCGAAGGAAAACCGGAAACGGTAGCCAAGAATAAACGGAGCATCACTGGTCAGTACCTACGTGGTGACTTACAAATTCCAGTGCCAAAAAAGCGTCGCAGTGGGAACGGGAAGTCGCTGACAATCCATGGTGCCAGGGAGCACAACCTAAAAAATCTGACAGTCGACATTCCGCTTGGAAAACTAATTGTAGTAAGCGGTGTATCCGGCTCTGGTAAGTCAACGCTCATCAACGATATTTTAGCTAAAGAACTTTCGGCTAGATTGATGCGTGCCAATAGCGTACCTGGAAAACATGATGATATTGAGGGGATAAAGCAGCTGGACAAAGCAATCATCATAGATCAGTCACCTATTGGACGAACACCGCGTTCTAATCCGGCTACTTATACCGGATTGTTTACCCCGATTCGTGAGTTATTTGCTAGTGTCCCGGAATCTAAGATACGCGGTTATGGGCCAGGGCGATTTAGTTTTAACGTACGCGGTGGTCGCTGCGAAAACTGCGCCGGTGATGGCATTATCAAGATCGAGATGCATTTCTTGCCCGATGTGTATGTATCGTGCGAAGTATGTAATGGTAAACGCTATAACCGTGAAGCTCTGGAAATCCACTACAAAGGTAAAACCATTAGCGATGTACTGGAGATGACTTGTGAGCAGGCACTGGAGTTTTTCCAAAATATTCCATCAATTTCTCGTAAACTGAACACTATGGTAGAAGTTGGGCTGGGTTACATTACGCTAGGCCAGCCAGCGACCACATTATCTGGCGGCGAGGCGCAACGCGTCAAACTGGCGACTGAGCTGTCGCGGCGTCCTACCGGGCGCACGCTGTACATACTGGATGAGCCAACGACTGGACTTCATATGGATGACGTGGACAAGTTGCTCGGTGTTTTACATGCCCTGGTTGATACCGGTAACAGTATGATTGTAATCGAGCATAATTTAGATGTGGTTAAGAACGCCGATCATGTAATAGATATGGGGCCGGAGGGCGGCGAGGCTGGTGGTGAAATAATAGCTGTTGGCACCCCTGAACAAGTAGCAAAAACCAAAGGCTCGTACACTGGCAAATATCTTGCAGATATGTTATAA
- a CDS encoding HAD hydrolase-like protein, with the protein MRRLMRHKNTPNFVPDFMAPSVFEVDFKLLKDRGIKFIAFDADSTLVHFRGTELSEETKRHIKQQRHLFDGWCVASNRLSNDLGALAESIDAGVVRANLYHRKPKKAYFKRIIEHFQAEPQEIAIIGDKLIADVLGGNRSGFTTVWVENIGPDSPWDWVLRVRAWEKRLMKRHVGLKGNK; encoded by the coding sequence ATGAGACGTCTAATGCGACATAAGAATACACCAAATTTTGTGCCGGATTTTATGGCGCCATCAGTTTTTGAGGTAGATTTTAAACTGCTCAAAGATCGTGGCATAAAATTTATAGCATTTGACGCGGACAGCACATTGGTTCATTTTAGGGGTACAGAATTATCAGAAGAAACCAAACGTCATATTAAACAGCAGCGGCACTTGTTCGATGGTTGGTGCGTTGCCAGCAACCGTTTAAGTAATGACCTAGGTGCATTGGCAGAAAGTATTGACGCGGGTGTTGTCCGAGCAAATTTATACCACCGCAAGCCCAAAAAAGCCTATTTCAAGCGCATCATAGAGCATTTTCAGGCTGAACCACAAGAAATCGCTATTATTGGCGATAAACTAATCGCTGATGTGCTGGGTGGCAACCGGAGTGGTTTTACGACAGTTTGGGTGGAAAATATTGGCCCGGATAGCCCCTGGGATTGGGTGCTGCGCGTTCGTGCATGGGAAAAACGCTTAATGAAACGACATGTTGGCCTGAAAGGTAATAAATGA
- the sbcB gene encoding exodeoxyribonuclease I, which yields MAASFFFYDLETSGTNPRHDRVMQFAGIRTDMQLKPIGEPHDYLIKLTEDTVPDPRAIMVTGITPQKTIAEGMSEPEFLKIFHEQIAIPNTTFVGFNTVRFDDEFMRYMQYRNFYDPYEWQWSDGKSRWDLLDLVRMTRALRPDGIKWPMDSDGKPSNRLELLSSANKLEHANAHDALSDVRATIALARLIRNKQPKLFDFLLQMRNKQKVAELVEGGSPFIYTSGRYDNAWEKTTAVGMVAKHPKQQAALVFDLRHDPDEYKALKPAELADKWRYKSADQDTGEIPERLPVKMLKYNRCPAIAPLAVLDQASQKRLGLSLTAIQKNYQKLQKANLGQNIIAALEILEKEQQATLLQDEQLVDAQLYDGFIPDEDKPKMSVVRASDAEELESLDIVFNDQRLRALLPLYKARHFPQTLSDEERVQWERFKTQKLLGGKEASRLARYFERLSELAKAPHLTPEKQYILEELQLYGQSIMPSESS from the coding sequence ATGGCTGCTAGTTTTTTCTTTTACGACCTTGAAACATCGGGAACCAATCCAAGGCATGATCGTGTTATGCAGTTTGCCGGGATCCGCACCGACATGCAATTAAAACCCATAGGTGAACCTCATGATTATCTAATCAAATTAACCGAAGACACTGTTCCTGACCCGCGTGCGATTATGGTCACCGGTATTACGCCACAAAAAACAATCGCTGAGGGTATGTCTGAGCCAGAGTTTTTAAAAATTTTTCATGAACAAATAGCTATACCAAACACAACGTTTGTCGGGTTTAATACGGTTCGTTTTGACGACGAATTTATGCGATATATGCAATATCGGAACTTCTACGATCCTTACGAATGGCAGTGGTCTGACGGTAAGAGCCGCTGGGATTTGCTTGATCTTGTGCGAATGACGAGAGCGTTACGTCCAGATGGTATAAAATGGCCAATGGATAGTGATGGCAAGCCAAGCAACCGGCTAGAACTACTTAGCTCGGCCAATAAGCTTGAGCATGCAAATGCGCATGACGCGCTAAGTGATGTGCGGGCTACCATTGCACTGGCTCGATTAATACGCAATAAACAGCCCAAATTGTTTGATTTTTTGCTGCAGATGCGCAATAAGCAAAAAGTTGCCGAGCTTGTAGAAGGCGGCTCCCCGTTTATATATACTTCCGGTAGATATGATAATGCATGGGAGAAAACCACAGCTGTTGGTATGGTGGCCAAACATCCAAAACAGCAGGCTGCACTGGTGTTTGATTTGCGTCATGACCCAGATGAGTACAAAGCACTCAAACCGGCTGAACTGGCAGATAAGTGGCGATATAAATCCGCCGACCAGGACACGGGTGAAATACCTGAGCGGCTTCCCGTAAAAATGCTGAAATATAATCGCTGTCCGGCAATAGCGCCACTCGCCGTCCTGGATCAAGCGAGTCAAAAGCGGCTGGGTCTTTCTCTAACAGCTATCCAAAAAAATTATCAAAAACTTCAAAAAGCTAATCTTGGCCAGAACATTATTGCTGCCTTAGAAATATTAGAAAAGGAACAACAAGCTACTCTTTTGCAAGACGAGCAACTAGTCGATGCTCAGCTATATGATGGGTTTATTCCTGACGAAGATAAGCCGAAAATGAGCGTCGTGAGAGCCTCCGATGCCGAGGAACTAGAGAGCCTAGACATTGTTTTTAACGATCAGCGTCTACGAGCTCTATTGCCGCTTTACAAGGCTCGACATTTCCCGCAAACCCTAAGTGACGAAGAGCGCGTACAGTGGGAACGATTCAAGACGCAAAAACTGCTTGGCGGTAAAGAAGCTAGTCGACTGGCGCGTTACTTCGAGCGCTTATCAGAACTAGCCAAAGCACCGCACCTTACACCTGAAAAACAATACATTCTCGAAGAGCTCCAGCTATACGGCCAATCTATTATGCCGTCTGAGTCTTCTTAG
- a CDS encoding Xaa-Pro aminopeptidase has protein sequence MKSYFTSDFFIGNRKRLRQLFSGTAPIVMSAAGRLQRSRDSAFPFRQDSNFWYLTGIDEADVLLVLDKDKEYLILPELSEVQQIFDGVHDEAALREKSGISEILTAKEGWKRLGLRVKRVRHVATLSPPPSYQDQIGLYTNPARSQLVSRLKQQNQNLELLDLTKHLVKMRQIKQPPELESIRAAVDLTTRAFKESSKYRSSWKREYEAEAFFTGYFRSHGATHAYEPIVASGINACVLHYNINTANIGTESMLLMDIGAEVQGYAADITRTYTTSEPTKRQRAVLNAVVSVQEFAYSCLKPGVTMREYEQKIETYAGEKLRELGLIKTIKQSTVRQYFPHATSHFLGLDVHDVGDYSQPLEAGMVLTVEPGIYIPKENIGVRIEDDIVITKSGIDVLSSNLPRLPA, from the coding sequence ATGAAATCTTATTTTACGAGTGATTTTTTTATTGGTAACCGCAAACGTTTGCGGCAACTTTTTAGTGGTACGGCACCGATTGTTATGAGTGCAGCCGGAAGGTTGCAACGGAGCCGTGACAGCGCCTTTCCGTTTAGGCAAGACAGTAATTTTTGGTATTTGACTGGTATCGATGAAGCCGATGTTCTGCTGGTGCTCGATAAAGACAAAGAATACCTCATTTTGCCGGAACTTAGCGAAGTACAACAGATATTTGATGGCGTGCACGATGAAGCTGCCCTTCGTGAAAAATCTGGAATCTCGGAAATACTGACTGCAAAAGAGGGTTGGAAACGGCTAGGCTTGCGTGTTAAGCGTGTGCGGCACGTTGCCACCCTGTCACCACCGCCAAGCTATCAGGATCAAATTGGGCTGTATACTAATCCAGCGCGATCTCAGCTCGTATCTCGTCTAAAGCAGCAAAACCAAAACCTGGAACTTCTGGATCTTACTAAGCATTTAGTTAAAATGAGGCAGATTAAACAGCCACCAGAATTGGAATCGATACGTGCTGCGGTTGATCTAACAACTAGAGCTTTTAAAGAAAGTTCTAAATATCGTTCTTCCTGGAAGCGTGAATACGAAGCCGAAGCATTTTTTACCGGTTATTTTAGGAGCCACGGGGCAACTCATGCCTACGAGCCAATAGTTGCATCTGGAATAAACGCTTGCGTACTGCACTACAACATCAATACTGCCAATATTGGCACGGAAAGTATGTTGCTGATGGACATTGGGGCAGAAGTGCAGGGCTACGCAGCCGATATAACCCGTACATATACCACCAGTGAACCCACCAAGCGTCAACGGGCTGTGCTCAATGCGGTAGTATCAGTTCAGGAGTTCGCCTATAGCTGTCTAAAGCCGGGTGTTACGATGCGTGAATATGAGCAAAAGATTGAAACGTATGCCGGCGAGAAGCTTCGTGAACTGGGATTGATAAAAACAATCAAACAATCAACTGTCCGGCAGTACTTTCCGCATGCAACATCACACTTTTTGGGTTTGGATGTTCATGACGTTGGGGATTACTCCCAGCCACTAGAGGCAGGCATGGTATTAACAGTGGAGCCTGGTATATATATCCCAAAAGAGAATATAGGAGTTCGTATTGAGGATGACATTGTTATAACTAAAAGCGGTATCGATGTGCTGTCGAGCAACTTGCCACGGCTGCCGGCCTAG